One stretch of Clavibacter michiganensis DNA includes these proteins:
- a CDS encoding polysaccharide biosynthesis tyrosine autokinase codes for MTLHEFTALLRRLWYVVVAATLAGGAVAFGLSQLATPVYTAQSRLYFSLSSGSSASDLNQGATYTQSQMLSFGELAESPAVLEPVITRLGLDVTPQELARAVTVTTPQNTVIMEISVTEPSPSDAAEIANAVATSLRDTAEAYAPAGAEGSPTVSVRVIQEAPEPENQSAPNGRTNTLAGLLLGLLAGLLGLALVRLLDTRVRSAEAVAHLTTAPLLGALERERGVTGLAMAVRPLSTAAEGFRQLKANLRFVLLGDRSSSIVVTSSIPGEGKSTVAANLAMSLSEGGRRVLLVDADLRRPVVAQYLGLEGDAGLTTVLVGQALLEDVVQPWGDGTLHVLTSGEIPPNPSELLASSRMEDLVGLAKATYDVIVIDTAPLIAVADAAFVARMTDGAIVVADQTRVHRAQLSEALDAVEKSGGSVLGVVLNKVRPTKDKRAYYRAETEQAGRAGRAAGKAHVAG; via the coding sequence ATGACGCTCCACGAGTTCACCGCCCTGCTCCGCCGACTCTGGTACGTCGTGGTCGCCGCCACGCTCGCGGGCGGCGCGGTCGCGTTCGGCCTGTCCCAGCTCGCGACGCCCGTGTACACCGCGCAGTCCCGGCTCTACTTCTCGCTGAGCAGCGGATCCAGCGCGAGCGACCTCAACCAGGGCGCCACCTACACGCAGAGCCAGATGCTGTCGTTCGGCGAGCTCGCGGAGTCGCCCGCGGTGCTGGAGCCCGTGATCACGCGCCTCGGCCTCGACGTCACGCCGCAGGAGCTCGCGCGCGCCGTCACCGTCACGACGCCGCAGAACACCGTGATCATGGAGATCAGCGTCACCGAGCCGTCGCCGTCCGACGCGGCGGAGATCGCCAACGCGGTCGCGACCAGCCTCCGCGACACGGCCGAGGCGTACGCGCCGGCGGGCGCCGAGGGCTCGCCCACCGTCTCCGTGCGCGTGATCCAGGAGGCCCCCGAGCCTGAGAACCAGTCCGCCCCGAACGGCCGCACCAACACGCTCGCCGGCCTGCTGCTCGGCCTCCTCGCGGGCCTGCTCGGCCTCGCGCTCGTGCGCCTGCTCGACACGCGCGTCCGCTCCGCCGAGGCCGTCGCGCACCTGACGACCGCGCCGCTGCTCGGGGCGCTCGAGCGCGAGCGCGGCGTGACCGGCCTCGCGATGGCGGTCCGGCCGCTGTCGACCGCGGCCGAGGGCTTCCGCCAGCTCAAGGCGAACCTGCGCTTCGTTCTCCTCGGCGACCGGTCGTCGAGCATCGTCGTCACGTCCTCGATCCCCGGCGAGGGCAAGTCCACGGTCGCCGCGAACCTCGCGATGTCGCTCAGCGAGGGCGGGCGCCGCGTGCTGCTCGTCGACGCCGACCTCCGCCGGCCCGTCGTCGCGCAGTACCTCGGGCTCGAGGGCGACGCGGGCCTCACCACCGTGCTCGTCGGCCAGGCGCTCCTCGAGGACGTCGTGCAGCCCTGGGGCGACGGCACGCTCCACGTGCTGACCAGCGGCGAGATCCCGCCGAACCCGAGCGAGCTGCTCGCGTCATCCCGCATGGAGGACCTGGTCGGCCTGGCCAAGGCGACCTACGACGTCATCGTGATCGACACCGCCCCGCTCATCGCGGTCGCCGACGCCGCGTTCGTCGCGCGCATGACCGACGGCGCGATCGTCGTCGCCGACCAGACGCGCGTGCACCGCGCCCAGCTCTCCGAGGCGCTCGACGCGGTCGAGAAGTCCGGCGGATCCGTGCTGGGCGTCGTGCTCAACAAGGTGCGCCCCACGAAGGACAAGCGCGCGTACTACCGCGCGGAGACCGAGCAGGCGGGGCGCGCGGGGCGGGCGGCGGGGAAGGCGCACGTCGCGGGGTGA
- a CDS encoding glycosyltransferase family 2 protein — MPRPALLAVVVVNYGSADLVRENVLPLVERLDDALLVVVDNRTTDAERERVRELAAHPSTRVHGVYPDANTGFGTGMNIGVDAARGLGAREFLLLNPDATMEPDQLAVLRDVVAADPLTLAAPTILRPDGSTWFRGSDLYLADGRIRSAARRAQHPGQATEPWLTGACLLVTDELWTRVGGFSDDYFLYWEDVDLSRKVVEAGGSLAVVEEAVAVHAEGGTQSAGHASAGQAKSGTYYYHNIRNRLLYGARHLDARALRRWRLLTPVIAYEVLLQGGRRQFAHPVAPLSAAVRGIRDGYRLSGGWRAVPSPAPTTAAPARPVAPAASLVVAILTYRRPDDIRAVLPLVAAQAADLREAAEADPALPRAVRIVVVDNDPDGGAGAAVEDAAADSPVPIAYVHEPTPGISAARNRALDAAADADLLVFLDDDERPDPGWLAALVRARQSTGSAGVAGPVRSEYEVEPDAWVRAGGFFVRRRPATGTRLEVAATNNLLLDLRAVRAADLRFDVDLGTQGGEDTLFTRQLVASGGLLTWCAEAGVVDVVPRARTTRRWVVLRAFSSGNSWSLTSVALAPASPAARIRIRAEATARGLVRALGGTGRIAVGAVTGSVAHRAKGTRTLARGAGMVAGAFGWSYQEYARRD, encoded by the coding sequence ATGCCCCGCCCCGCCCTCCTCGCCGTCGTGGTCGTCAACTACGGATCCGCCGACCTCGTGCGCGAGAACGTGCTGCCGCTCGTCGAGCGCCTCGACGACGCGCTGCTCGTGGTCGTCGACAACCGCACCACCGACGCGGAGCGCGAGCGCGTGCGCGAGCTCGCGGCGCACCCGTCGACGCGCGTGCACGGCGTCTACCCGGACGCGAACACGGGCTTCGGCACCGGCATGAACATCGGCGTGGACGCGGCGCGCGGGCTGGGCGCGCGCGAGTTCCTGCTGCTCAACCCGGACGCGACCATGGAGCCCGACCAGCTCGCGGTGCTGCGGGACGTCGTGGCGGCCGATCCGCTCACGCTCGCGGCGCCGACCATCCTCCGGCCGGACGGCAGCACGTGGTTCCGCGGCTCCGACCTCTACCTCGCCGACGGCCGGATCCGCTCGGCCGCGCGCCGCGCGCAGCACCCCGGCCAGGCGACCGAGCCGTGGCTCACGGGCGCGTGCCTGCTCGTGACCGACGAGCTGTGGACCCGGGTCGGCGGCTTCTCGGACGACTACTTCCTGTACTGGGAGGACGTGGACCTGTCGCGGAAGGTCGTGGAGGCCGGCGGATCCCTGGCGGTCGTGGAGGAGGCCGTGGCCGTGCACGCGGAGGGCGGCACGCAGAGCGCCGGCCACGCGAGCGCGGGCCAGGCGAAGTCGGGCACGTACTACTACCACAACATCCGGAACCGGCTCCTCTACGGGGCGCGCCACCTCGACGCCCGCGCGCTCCGCCGCTGGCGGCTGCTCACGCCCGTGATCGCCTACGAGGTGCTGCTGCAGGGCGGGCGGCGGCAGTTCGCGCACCCGGTGGCGCCCCTCTCGGCGGCAGTGCGCGGGATCCGCGACGGGTACCGGCTCTCCGGCGGCTGGCGCGCGGTGCCGTCCCCCGCGCCGACGACCGCGGCGCCCGCCCGGCCGGTCGCGCCCGCGGCCTCGCTCGTCGTCGCGATCCTCACCTACCGGCGGCCCGACGACATCCGCGCCGTGCTGCCGCTCGTCGCCGCGCAGGCCGCCGACCTGCGCGAGGCCGCGGAGGCCGACCCCGCGCTCCCCCGCGCCGTGCGGATCGTCGTGGTCGACAACGACCCGGACGGCGGCGCGGGCGCGGCCGTGGAAGACGCCGCTGCGGACTCACCCGTGCCGATCGCCTACGTGCACGAGCCGACGCCCGGGATCTCCGCCGCCCGCAACCGCGCGCTCGACGCCGCGGCCGACGCCGACCTCCTCGTGTTCCTCGACGACGACGAGCGGCCGGATCCGGGCTGGCTCGCCGCCCTGGTCCGCGCCCGGCAGTCCACGGGTAGCGCGGGCGTCGCCGGCCCGGTGCGCAGCGAATACGAGGTCGAGCCCGACGCCTGGGTGCGCGCCGGCGGCTTCTTCGTGCGCCGCCGCCCCGCCACGGGCACGCGCCTCGAGGTCGCCGCGACCAACAACCTCCTGCTCGACCTCCGCGCCGTGCGCGCGGCGGACCTGCGCTTCGACGTCGACCTCGGCACGCAGGGCGGCGAGGACACGCTCTTCACCCGGCAGCTCGTCGCGTCCGGCGGGCTGCTCACCTGGTGCGCCGAGGCGGGCGTCGTCGACGTCGTGCCGCGCGCCCGCACCACGCGCCGCTGGGTCGTGCTCCGCGCCTTCAGCAGCGGGAACTCGTGGAGCCTCACGTCGGTCGCGCTCGCGCCGGCCTCCCCGGCCGCGCGCATCCGGATCCGCGCCGAGGCGACCGCGCGCGGGCTCGTGCGCGCGCTCGGCGGCACCGGGCGGATCGCGGTGGGCGCCGTCACGGGCAGCGTCGCGCACCGCGCCAAGGGCACCCGCACGCTCGCGCGCGGCGCCGGCATGGTGGCGGGCGCGTTCGGCTGGTCGTACCAGGAGTACGCGCGGCGCGACTGA
- a CDS encoding glycosyl transferase has product MTLPARPPGRDLVVLQSSQAPRPTTNPYIVMLGRALAATPGVRPLHFSWRTALLGRYDVFHVHWPEILVDGHSPLKKAVRQAFTVALLAKLTLRRIPIVRTVHNLERPQGISRRESLLLALMERMTTLRVRVNPITEIPAEQPHVTILHGHYRDWFRDEPRADAVPGRLGYVGLVRRYKGVEQLVAAFRGAGDAGADLSLRIGGNPSSEELAGTIRALAAGDDRIRLDLRFQSDAELVDIVTSSELVVLPYRFMHNSGGALAALSLDRPVLVPDNAVNRALVEEVGPGWIHLFDGDLTPEGLLRATEAVRTGARAASPDLAARDWDRAGIAHASAYRRALRIRRGVERG; this is encoded by the coding sequence ATGACCCTCCCCGCCCGTCCGCCCGGCCGCGACCTCGTCGTCCTCCAGTCGTCGCAGGCGCCGCGCCCCACGACGAACCCGTACATCGTGATGCTCGGGCGCGCGCTCGCGGCGACGCCCGGCGTCCGCCCGCTGCACTTCAGCTGGCGCACCGCGCTGCTCGGCCGCTACGACGTGTTCCACGTGCACTGGCCCGAGATCCTCGTCGACGGGCACAGCCCGCTGAAGAAGGCCGTCCGCCAGGCGTTCACGGTCGCCCTCCTCGCGAAGCTGACGCTCCGGCGGATCCCGATCGTCCGCACCGTGCACAACCTCGAGCGGCCGCAGGGCATCAGCCGCCGGGAGTCGCTGCTGCTCGCGCTCATGGAGCGGATGACGACGCTGCGGGTGCGCGTGAACCCGATCACGGAGATCCCCGCCGAACAGCCGCACGTGACGATCCTGCACGGCCACTACCGCGACTGGTTCCGCGACGAGCCGCGCGCCGACGCGGTGCCCGGCCGCCTCGGCTACGTCGGCCTCGTGCGCCGGTACAAGGGCGTCGAGCAGCTCGTCGCGGCCTTCCGGGGCGCCGGCGACGCGGGCGCCGACCTGTCGCTGCGCATCGGCGGCAACCCGTCCTCCGAGGAGCTCGCCGGGACGATCCGCGCGCTCGCCGCGGGCGACGACCGGATCCGCCTCGACCTGCGCTTCCAGTCCGACGCGGAGCTCGTCGACATCGTCACCTCGTCCGAGCTCGTCGTGCTGCCGTACCGGTTCATGCACAACTCCGGCGGCGCGCTCGCGGCCCTGTCGCTCGACCGGCCCGTGCTCGTGCCCGACAACGCCGTGAACCGCGCGCTCGTCGAGGAGGTCGGCCCCGGCTGGATCCACCTCTTCGACGGCGACCTCACCCCCGAGGGGCTGCTGCGCGCGACCGAGGCCGTGCGCACGGGCGCGCGGGCGGCATCGCCCGACCTCGCCGCACGCGACTGGGACCGGGCCGGCATCGCGCACGCCTCCGCGTACCGGCGCGCGCTCCGGATCCGCCGCGGCGTCGAGCGGGGCTGA
- a CDS encoding lipopolysaccharide biosynthesis protein: protein MPLSPATAPAPETPPAATQGLGARAARGAIVTIGAQLVRILIQVASVVVLARLLTPTDYGLLAMVLAIIGVGEIFRDFGLSNAAIQARDLSRTQRDNLWWINAGIGLVLAALVFCAAWPLAAVFGHDELIPIAHALSLTFVFNGLATQYRASLTRSLRFRALATADVTAPAVALLVAIGGALLGWGYWALVAQQLTQTLVLLGLAVGFARWIPRLPRRGEPMGPLLRFGWNMVSSQMVGYVSNNIDTFLVGLRFGAGSLGIYNRAFQLLMTPLAQIRSPLTTVAIPVLSRLADEQRRFADYVARGQLALGYTLGAGLGLVAATAVPITAVFLGPQWDSVAPILRLLAIAGIFDTLAFVGYWVYVSRGLTGDLFRFSLLSAVIKVSCILVGSSFGIVGIAAGYAAAPAICWPISLWWLSRKAPIPTRRLYMGALRIIGVVGSVSVATGALLAMVDTGSDVLQLLAGVGTTAVLYALAVALVPAVRRDVRGVLDLARVLPKARRGSAAAAPAPAPADGPASDRVDAPTPARVPS, encoded by the coding sequence GTGCCCTTGTCGCCCGCGACCGCTCCCGCCCCGGAGACGCCGCCCGCCGCGACGCAGGGCCTCGGCGCCCGCGCGGCCCGCGGCGCGATCGTCACCATCGGCGCGCAGCTCGTCCGGATCCTCATCCAGGTCGCGTCCGTCGTCGTCCTCGCGCGGCTGCTCACGCCCACCGACTACGGCCTGCTCGCGATGGTGCTCGCGATCATCGGCGTCGGCGAGATCTTCCGCGACTTCGGCCTCTCCAACGCGGCCATCCAGGCGCGCGACCTCAGCCGCACCCAGCGCGACAACCTGTGGTGGATCAACGCCGGCATCGGCCTCGTTCTCGCGGCGCTCGTCTTCTGCGCGGCCTGGCCGCTCGCGGCGGTCTTCGGCCACGACGAGCTGATCCCCATCGCGCACGCCCTCAGCCTCACCTTCGTCTTCAACGGCCTCGCGACCCAGTACCGCGCGAGCCTCACGCGCAGCCTGCGCTTCCGCGCGCTCGCGACAGCCGACGTCACCGCGCCCGCGGTCGCGCTCCTCGTCGCCATCGGCGGCGCGCTCCTCGGCTGGGGCTACTGGGCGCTCGTCGCGCAGCAGCTCACGCAGACGCTCGTGCTCCTCGGACTCGCGGTCGGCTTCGCCCGGTGGATCCCGCGCCTCCCGCGTCGCGGCGAGCCCATGGGACCGCTGCTGCGCTTCGGCTGGAACATGGTCTCGAGCCAGATGGTCGGCTACGTCAGCAACAACATCGACACGTTCCTCGTGGGCCTCCGCTTCGGCGCCGGCTCGCTCGGCATCTACAACCGCGCGTTCCAGCTGCTGATGACGCCGCTCGCGCAGATCCGCAGCCCCCTCACCACCGTCGCGATCCCCGTGCTCTCGCGCCTCGCCGACGAGCAGCGCCGCTTCGCCGACTACGTCGCGCGCGGCCAGCTCGCCCTCGGCTACACGCTCGGCGCCGGCCTCGGCCTCGTCGCCGCCACGGCCGTCCCGATCACCGCGGTCTTCCTCGGGCCGCAGTGGGACAGCGTCGCGCCGATCCTCCGCCTCCTCGCCATCGCGGGCATCTTCGACACCCTCGCCTTCGTCGGCTACTGGGTCTACGTGTCGCGCGGCCTCACGGGCGACCTCTTCCGCTTCTCGCTGCTGAGCGCCGTGATCAAGGTCAGCTGCATCCTCGTCGGATCCTCCTTCGGCATCGTCGGCATCGCGGCCGGGTACGCCGCCGCGCCCGCCATCTGCTGGCCGATCTCGCTCTGGTGGCTCTCGCGCAAGGCCCCGATCCCCACGCGCCGGCTCTACATGGGCGCCCTGCGGATCATCGGCGTCGTGGGATCGGTGAGCGTCGCGACGGGCGCGCTGCTCGCCATGGTCGACACCGGATCCGACGTGCTGCAGCTCCTCGCGGGCGTCGGCACGACCGCGGTGCTGTACGCGCTCGCCGTCGCGCTCGTCCCGGCCGTGCGGCGCGACGTGCGCGGGGTGCTCGACCTCGCGCGCGTGCTGCCGAAGGCCCGGCGCGGGAGCGCGGCGGCCGCCCCCGCGCCCGCTCCCGCCGACGGCCCGGCGTCCGACCGGGTGGACGCCCCCACCCCGGCCCGCGTCCCCTCCTAG
- a CDS encoding endo-1,4-beta-xylanase → MPATPSDPSTASRRPTAIPDPRRAEAVITVLGADGQPLADADVVVEQATQDFAFGNIGFDLIPLANGETDPGAAGVESFGGARLEGLERLAEQWLDVFDTATLPFYWGRFEPVRGKPDTERLLTTARWLRERGVGVKGHPLVWHTVTAPWLLDLPLDEVERLQRERIRRDVGAFAGLIDTWDAINEAVIMPVFDREDNGITRLAAARGRLAMVRMAFEEARGANPAATLVLNDFDLSPAYEELIEEVLGAGIPVDAIGLQTHMHQGYRGEEQVLGIVDRFARFGLPIHMTETTLLSGDPMPPEITDLNDFRVTSWPSTPAGEERQADEIERHYRSLVGHPAVAAITYWGLTDDGMWLGAPGGLVRADGTPKPSYEALRRLIREEWRLAPTTLRTDAEGRVRVTAFAGGVRVANAGRETVVAVAAGASEAEAALG, encoded by the coding sequence ATGCCCGCCACCCCATCCGACCCGTCCACCGCCTCTCGCCGCCCGACCGCCATCCCCGACCCCCGCCGCGCGGAGGCCGTGATCACAGTCCTCGGCGCCGACGGGCAGCCGCTCGCGGACGCGGACGTCGTGGTCGAGCAGGCCACGCAGGACTTCGCGTTCGGCAACATCGGCTTCGACCTCATCCCGCTCGCGAACGGCGAGACGGATCCCGGGGCGGCAGGCGTCGAGTCCTTCGGCGGCGCGCGCCTCGAGGGGCTGGAGCGGCTCGCGGAGCAGTGGCTCGACGTGTTCGACACGGCCACGCTCCCCTTCTACTGGGGCCGGTTCGAGCCCGTGCGCGGGAAGCCGGACACCGAGCGGCTGCTCACCACGGCGCGCTGGCTGCGCGAGCGCGGCGTGGGCGTGAAGGGGCACCCGCTCGTCTGGCACACGGTCACCGCGCCGTGGCTGCTCGACCTGCCGCTCGACGAGGTGGAGCGCCTGCAGCGGGAGCGGATCCGGCGCGACGTGGGTGCGTTCGCCGGGCTGATCGACACGTGGGACGCCATCAACGAGGCCGTGATCATGCCGGTGTTCGACCGCGAGGACAACGGGATCACCCGGCTCGCGGCGGCGCGCGGCCGGCTCGCGATGGTGCGCATGGCCTTCGAGGAGGCGCGCGGCGCGAACCCGGCCGCGACGCTCGTGCTCAACGACTTCGACCTGTCGCCCGCCTACGAGGAGCTCATCGAGGAGGTGCTGGGCGCGGGGATCCCGGTGGACGCCATCGGGCTGCAGACGCACATGCACCAGGGGTACCGCGGCGAGGAGCAGGTGCTCGGGATCGTCGACCGGTTCGCGCGCTTCGGCCTGCCGATCCACATGACCGAGACCACGCTGCTCTCGGGCGACCCGATGCCGCCCGAGATCACCGACCTCAACGACTTCCGGGTGACGAGCTGGCCCTCGACGCCCGCGGGCGAGGAGCGGCAGGCGGACGAGATCGAGCGCCACTACCGCTCGCTCGTGGGGCACCCGGCCGTCGCGGCCATCACCTACTGGGGACTCACCGACGACGGCATGTGGCTGGGCGCGCCCGGCGGTCTGGTGCGGGCGGACGGCACGCCGAAGCCGTCGTACGAGGCGCTGCGCCGGCTGATCCGCGAGGAGTGGCGGCTCGCGCCGACCACGCTGCGGACGGATGCGGAGGGCCGCGTGCGCGTGACGGCGTTCGCGGGCGGCGTGCGGGTGGCGAACGCGGGGCGCGAGACCGTGGTCGCCGTGGCGGCGGGCGCGTCGGAGGCGGAGGCGGCGCTGGGCTAG
- a CDS encoding NAD-dependent epimerase/dehydratase family protein, which produces MTHDAARLSVLYLGGTGTISAACVRASVAAGMDVTVVNRGADAKGRGTPAGVTTRVADVQDPEALLAAIGDRTYDAVVDFLSFDAAGADRRVEVFAGRTRQFVAISSASIYRKPALQTPITESTLRANPFLSYARDKIAMEDAFLRHHRESGFPVVIVRPSHTYDEASPPLAGDWTVVDRIAHGEEVVVPGDGTSLWTLTHADDFAVGLVGILGDERAVGEALHITSDDVSTWDRIHHLVADALGVEARLVHVPAEQFPIVEPDWGWSELVLGDLSHSAVFDTTRIRRLVPAFQPRIPFHLAVRGVVAWRAAHPELTRPDADTDRRIQRLVDAKHAADAAYRAAAAG; this is translated from the coding sequence GTGACCCACGACGCCGCCCGCCTGTCCGTGCTCTACCTCGGCGGGACGGGCACCATCAGCGCCGCGTGCGTCCGGGCCTCCGTCGCCGCCGGGATGGACGTCACGGTCGTCAACCGCGGTGCCGACGCCAAGGGGCGCGGCACGCCCGCGGGCGTCACCACCCGCGTCGCCGACGTCCAGGATCCGGAAGCCCTCCTCGCCGCGATCGGCGACCGCACCTACGACGCGGTCGTCGACTTCCTGTCCTTCGACGCCGCGGGCGCCGATCGCCGCGTCGAGGTCTTCGCCGGCCGCACCCGGCAGTTCGTCGCCATCAGCTCGGCGTCGATCTACCGGAAGCCCGCGCTGCAGACGCCCATCACCGAGTCGACGCTGCGCGCTAACCCGTTCCTCTCCTACGCGCGCGACAAGATCGCCATGGAGGACGCCTTCCTCCGCCACCACCGGGAGAGCGGCTTCCCCGTCGTCATCGTGCGCCCGTCGCACACCTACGACGAGGCGAGCCCGCCGCTCGCGGGCGACTGGACGGTCGTCGACCGCATCGCGCACGGCGAGGAGGTCGTCGTCCCGGGCGACGGCACCTCGCTCTGGACGCTCACGCACGCGGACGACTTCGCGGTCGGCCTCGTCGGGATCCTCGGCGACGAGCGCGCGGTCGGCGAGGCGCTGCACATCACGAGCGACGACGTCTCCACGTGGGACCGGATCCACCACCTCGTCGCCGACGCGCTCGGCGTCGAGGCGCGGCTGGTGCACGTGCCCGCCGAGCAGTTCCCGATCGTCGAGCCCGACTGGGGGTGGTCGGAGCTCGTGCTGGGCGACCTCTCGCACAGCGCTGTGTTCGACACGACGCGGATCCGCCGTCTGGTCCCCGCGTTCCAGCCGCGGATCCCGTTCCACCTCGCGGTCCGCGGCGTGGTCGCGTGGCGGGCGGCCCACCCCGAGCTCACGCGGCCGGACGCGGACACCGACCGCAGGATCCAGCGCCTCGTCGACGCGAAGCACGCGGCAGACGCCGCCTACCGCGCAGCCGCGGCGGGCTGA
- a CDS encoding TspO/MBR family protein, translating to MGTVKDIVRQIVVISSMAFAVIGSAFGSGAFSDQSIQNASSGALSASYTPVAPAGPAFSIWSVIYLGLVAYTVWQALPAQRADERQRRVGYPVAVTLVLNAVWILTAQAGLLVLSGVVIVALLATLMWTFRALMATRPRNLVEGVVLDGTMGLYLGWVSVASIANIASILTASGLQPGTAGRDAWAVALLAVAGVVGAVLALSDGGRLAPSAAIAWGLAWVAVGRLTGELLSTPAAVAALVAAAAVVVVTLVARARAGWTGRVAVRPAVAAR from the coding sequence ATGGGCACCGTGAAGGACATCGTCCGCCAGATCGTCGTCATCTCGAGCATGGCGTTCGCCGTCATCGGCTCCGCGTTCGGCTCGGGCGCGTTCAGCGACCAGAGCATCCAGAACGCGTCGAGCGGCGCCCTCAGCGCGAGCTACACGCCCGTCGCGCCGGCCGGCCCGGCGTTCTCGATCTGGAGCGTGATCTACCTCGGGCTCGTCGCGTACACCGTGTGGCAGGCGCTCCCCGCGCAGCGCGCCGACGAGCGCCAGCGCCGCGTCGGCTACCCCGTGGCCGTGACCCTCGTGCTCAACGCCGTGTGGATCCTCACGGCGCAGGCCGGGCTCCTCGTTCTCAGCGGCGTCGTCATCGTCGCGCTGCTCGCGACGCTGATGTGGACGTTCCGCGCGCTGATGGCGACGCGGCCGCGGAACCTCGTGGAGGGCGTCGTGCTCGACGGCACCATGGGCCTCTATCTGGGATGGGTGAGCGTCGCGAGCATCGCGAACATCGCCTCGATCCTCACGGCGTCGGGCCTCCAGCCGGGCACGGCCGGGCGCGACGCGTGGGCGGTGGCGCTGCTGGCGGTCGCGGGCGTCGTCGGCGCGGTGCTCGCCCTGAGCGACGGCGGGCGGCTCGCGCCCAGCGCGGCGATCGCGTGGGGCCTCGCGTGGGTCGCCGTCGGACGGCTCACGGGCGAGCTGCTCTCGACGCCCGCCGCCGTGGCCGCGCTCGTGGCGGCCGCCGCGGTCGTGGTCGTGACGCTCGTCGCCCGCGCTCGTGCCGGGTGGACCGGGCGGGTCGCCGTGCGTCCCGCGGTCGCCGCCCGCTAG
- a CDS encoding MarR family winged helix-turn-helix transcriptional regulator, with protein sequence MQDDELASWPTGRLLSTAARAVEHAWSEALAGLGVTHAGLIALHLLRDGPLSQIQLARSAHVETQTMSRTLERLEREGLVSRAPDAHDRRRHVVARTAAGADAWERAQALEQDVVPELARSEEMRRGLIDVIRAAGRPTPADDAPGAPAPAAATASPGRAR encoded by the coding sequence ATGCAGGACGACGAGCTCGCCAGCTGGCCCACCGGGCGGCTGCTGTCCACGGCCGCGCGCGCGGTGGAGCACGCGTGGTCGGAGGCGCTCGCCGGCCTCGGCGTCACGCACGCGGGCCTCATCGCGCTGCACCTGCTCCGCGACGGGCCGCTCAGCCAGATCCAGCTCGCCCGCTCCGCGCACGTCGAGACGCAGACCATGTCGCGCACGCTGGAGCGGCTGGAGCGGGAGGGGCTCGTGTCGCGCGCGCCGGATGCCCACGACCGCCGCCGCCACGTCGTCGCCCGCACCGCGGCCGGCGCCGACGCGTGGGAGCGCGCGCAGGCGCTCGAGCAGGACGTCGTCCCCGAGCTCGCCCGCTCCGAGGAGATGCGCCGCGGCCTGATCGACGTGATCCGCGCCGCCGGGCGCCCGACGCCGGCCGACGACGCGCCAGGTGCGCCGGCGCCCGCCGCCGCGACGGCATCACCCGGGCGCGCCCGATGA
- a CDS encoding YqjF family protein, whose translation MSRPADPISAAAPDLPGRAVIRQVWSDLAFVHWRVDPALVAPLLPPGTCPDVHDGSSWVGLIPFVLSRSAFPPLPAVPWAGTFAELNVRLYSVGDDGRRGVVFRSLEAAKLLPVIGARVGLGLPYMWAAMTHEERDGVVTYTSRRHTGARPSSRLSVRPLGEEVEGDPLADFLTARWGMHVARGGVTRYWPNTHDAWTLERAELVDLDDELVAAAGLPGIVDRAPDSVLFSRGVRTEFAGPLRPRA comes from the coding sequence ATGAGCCGCCCCGCGGATCCGATCTCCGCCGCCGCCCCCGACCTCCCCGGCCGCGCGGTCATCCGCCAGGTCTGGAGCGACCTCGCGTTCGTGCACTGGCGCGTGGATCCCGCGCTCGTCGCCCCGCTCCTCCCGCCGGGCACGTGCCCGGACGTCCACGACGGATCCAGCTGGGTCGGCCTCATCCCGTTCGTCCTGTCCCGCAGCGCCTTCCCGCCCCTGCCCGCCGTGCCGTGGGCGGGCACGTTCGCCGAGCTCAACGTGCGCCTCTACAGCGTCGGCGACGACGGCCGCCGCGGCGTGGTCTTCCGCTCGCTCGAGGCCGCCAAGCTCCTGCCCGTGATCGGCGCGCGCGTGGGCCTCGGCCTGCCCTACATGTGGGCGGCGATGACGCATGAGGAGCGCGACGGCGTCGTCACCTACACGTCGCGCCGGCACACGGGCGCCCGCCCGTCGTCGCGCCTCTCCGTGCGCCCGCTCGGCGAGGAGGTGGAGGGGGATCCGCTCGCCGACTTCCTCACCGCCCGCTGGGGCATGCACGTCGCCCGCGGCGGCGTCACGCGCTACTGGCCGAACACGCACGACGCGTGGACCCTCGAGCGCGCCGAGCTCGTGGACCTCGACGACGAGCTGGTCGCGGCCGCCGGCCTCCCCGGGATCGTCGACCGCGCGCCCGACTCGGTGCTGTTCTCCCGCGGCGTCCGCACCGAGTTCGCCGGCCCGCTCCGGCCGCGCGCCTAG